The DNA window CGCCAAACCGCGCCTGACCGGTCTGCGCCGCGCTCTGCGCGAGCGCGAGCGCGCGCTGGACGAGATGCGCGCGCAGGACGGCGTGGCCTCGCAGGGCCGCGACGCGCTGCAGGAGGCGATGCGCGAAGCGCGGCGACAGGTCGGTGCCAGCGAACAGGCCTTCACCCAGGCCCGCGATGCTGCGCGCGACGCGGAAATGCTGGTCAAGCGCCGCGACGAGCTGGCCAAGTTGCAGGCGCAACGCGGCGCGGTCGACGTCGACGCGCTCAGCGCCGGCGTCGAGAACGGGCGCCGCCGCCAGGCCGAGCTCAAGCTCGAGGCCGAGCGCGACCGCAAGCGCGCCGGCGAAATCGCCGCGCAGATCGCCGCGCTCAGCGGCGGCGGCCGCATCGTCGAGCCGTTCGAGCGCGACTTCCGCACCGCGCTCGATCGCGCCGGGATCGACCACCGGGTGCTGACCGAACTGGTCGAAATCGCCGACCCGCAGTGGACGGTGGCGGTGGAAGCGGTGCTGGCGCCGTACCGGCACTTGCTGGTGCTGGAGAATCCGAAAGACGCGCGCGAAGCCTGGAAGCTCGGCGAAAGCCTGCAGTACCGCCACTTCATCGTCGCCGAGCGGGCGCCGGTGTCCAAGGCCAGCGCCGGCTCGCTGCTGGAAGTGGTGCGTTTCTCGGCCGACCCGCCGGCGTGGTTGCCGCGCCAGCTCGACCGCATCCGCCGCATGACCGACATCGAACACGGTTCGCGCCTGCCGGCTTCGCAGGACTGGATCACCCAGAAGGGCTATCTGCGCGAGAGCCGCGGCGGCCGCCACATCGGCGGCAACCAGCAGCACTTCGGCAGCAGCGCGCGCCAGTCGCAACTGGCCGAACTGCGCGCCGAGCAGGTCGCGATCGCCCAGCGCGCGCAGGCGCGCGAGGCCGAGCTGCACGAACTCACCCAGCGCGTCGATTCCGACCAGTCGCGCCTGCTCGGCCTGGACGCGACCCAGGAACTGGTGACCCGCGCGGCCGAGTTCGCCGATGCCCAGGAGCGCCTGCCGGCGTTGGCCGAAGCCGCCGCCGAAGCGGCCGCCGCCCTGGCACAGGCGCGCGCGCAGATCGACGCGGCCGGCGAACAGGACAAGGCCGAAGGCATCGCCGCGGCCAAGCGCCAGGGCCAAATCGACGCGCTGGCGCGCGAGTTGCGCGAACGCGCGCAGCAGATCAACGGCGAGCGCCACAGCCTGATCCAGCGCATCCTCGACTACCGGCGCAAGCGCGGCCTGATGCCGGACGACTGGCGCAGCGCGGCCGCGCTGCAGGCCGCGCGCGAGGAATACGAAAGCGCCTCGGCGGTGCGGCGGGAGATGGAACGCATCGACGACCGTCTGACCCGCGGCGGTTTCGTGGTCGACGAATCCTGCGTACCGCTGCGCGACAAGATCGGCGCCGACCACGACGAACTGGCCAGCTCGATCATGCGTCGCGAGGCGCATCTGGAGCGGGCCAAGCGACTGACCGAGGAAGCGCGCGGCGCCTACATCAACGTGCTGCGCGCGACCGTGCGCCGCTACAAGAAGAACCTGGTCGCGCTGGGCGAGCTGGCCGGCATCGGCGTCGATGCCGACATGCCGGAGTTGGCCAACAACGACGTCGCGCTGGCCCAGGCCGGCCTGTCGGTGCGCTTCGATTTCGACCGCAAGGGCTGGATCGGCCTAGACGACGGCGAAGCCTCGGGCGGTCAGCAGGTGATGAAATCGCTGTTGCTGCTGGTCGCGCTGCTGCGCGACGAAGACCAGCCGGGCGGCTTCGTGTTCATCGACGAGCCCTTCGCTCACCTGGACGTGTTCAACATCGAGAAGGTCGGCCGCTTCCTGCGCGCCACCGACGCCCAGTACATCCTGACCACGCCGATCACCCACAACCTCAACGTGTTCGATCCGTCCGACCTGGTGCTGACCACCAGCAAGCGCCGCGGCGGCAATACGTGGGCGGAGCCGGTGGCGGTGCTCAAGCGGCAGGTCGAAGCCAAGGGCGAGGCGGCGTAACGCGGCTTCCCGATCTACCTGTAGGAGCGGCGCGAGCCGCGGCAACGCAACCATGACGAAGGTTGCGGCGTAGGTGCGTTGTCGCGGTCGCGGCTCGCGCCGCTCCTACAGGGAGTAAACGCGACACCGCGGAGTTTGGAACGATAAATCCCACCGCGCAGGCCCCCGCACGGCTTGACTCCCGCCGCGCCGCCCCTACGATATGCACACGCAGCACCCATCCCTTTCTTCAGGCCGTCCCATCATGCAGCGCTTCCCGCTCCTGATATCGCTGAACGCCCTGCGCGCGAGCGCGGGCCGGGTGCGCCTGCCTCCTGCGATCTTCGCTTCGCGGTCGAACTGACCGGCGTCGTCCGAAGCCGCACGAAAACAAGCACCCGACCGGGTGCTTTTTTATTGCCTGTTTTTCGTCCCGCCGCCGGCGCGCGCCGGCTTTCTTCTCATCGCATCGTCCGTAAAGCCAAGGAGAACGTGTCGTGACTACCACGGAAGACACCCAAGCCTAGCCGCGCGTCCCGTCGCCAACCGGGGCGTGCGGCGACCCTCCTGTTGGCCACGAATGCGAGTCCGCATATGAACACCCCGCTCAACCGCCTCTCCGTCGACCGCTGGCGCAATCTGGGCATCATCGCCCACGTCGACGCGGGCAAAACCACGCTCACCGAACGCCTGCTGTGGAAGACCGGCGCGATCCATCGCACCGGCGAAGTCCACGAGGGCGCCGCCACTACCGACTTCGACCCGATCGAACGCCGTCGCGGCATCACCATCGGCGCGGCCGCCGTGCAGGCGCGCTGGACGCCGCACGACGGCGCCGAGCATCGCCTGACCGTCATCGACACGCCAGGCCATATCGACTTCGCGATCGAAGTCGAACGCTCGCTGCGCGTGCTCGACGGCGCGGTCGCGGTGTTCAGCGGCGTCGACGGCGTACAGCCGCAATCGGAAACCGTGTGGCGTCAGGCGCGCCGCCACGGCGTGCCGCTGATCGCGTTCGTCAACAAGATGGACCGCGTCGGTGCGTCGCTGGAGCGCACGCTGGGGCAGATGCGCGACAAGCTCGACGCGGTGCCGTGGGCGCTGGGCGAAACCGTCGGCGAAGAATCCGAACTGCGCGGCTGGATCGACTACGTGGCGCGCGCGAGCCTGTCGTGGGACGAACAGGGCGCGCTGTCTCGCCGGGAATGGACCGAGCAGGAGGCGCAAGCGTTCGAACCGGCGCGCCAGCGTCTGGTCGAAGCCGTCGCCGATCACGACGACGCGCTCGCGCTGGCCTTCCTGGAAGGCCGCGCGGTCGACGCCGAACTGCTCAAGTCGGCGCTGCGCCGGGCCACCCTGGCCGGCGCCGGGACCCCGGTGCTGGCGGGTTCCGCGTTCAAGAACAAGGGCGTGGAAGCGCTGCTCGACGCGATCGTCGACTACCTGCCGTCGCCGCTGGACCGGCCGGCCGTGCTTGCGCAAAGCGAACGCGGCGAGGTCGAACTGGCGCCCGACGCCGAGGGGCCGCTGGCCGGCCTGGTGTTCAAGATCGTGCACCAGGAGCACGGTGCGCTCAGTTTCGTGCGCCTGTACTCGGGCACGTTGCGGGTCGGCGACACGGTATGGGCATCGCGGCGCGAAAAGGCGCTGCGGGTGGGGCGGTTGCAAGTCGTGCAAGCCGACCGCGGCCAGGACGTGGACGTGGCCCGCGCCGGCGAGATCGTCGCGATCGCGGGTTGGAAAGACGCGGTCAGCGGCGAGACGCTCAGCGGCGTCGGCGCGCGTCTGGCGCTCGACAGCATCCAGGCCCAGCCTGCGGTGTTGTCGTGGCGATTGACCGCGGCCAAGTCCAGCGACCTGATCCGCCTAGGCCAAGGCCTGGCGAGCCTGGCTCAGCAGGACCCGTCGTTCCGCGTCGGCACCGACGCGGATACGGGCGAGACCTTGGTCTGGGGCATGGGCGAGCTGCACCTGGAAGTGATGGTCGACCGCTTGCGCGAGTTGTGGAACGTCGAGGTGCGCACCGGTTCGCCGCGCGTGGCCTATCAGGAAACGCCGAGCCGCGCGGTGCGCGGCGTGGAGGGCAAGTTGTCCAAGCAAACCGGCGGTAGCGGCCAGTTCGCGCGCGTGGTCATCGACGTGACGCCGCGCGAGGACGGGCAGTTCGAGTTCGTCGACCGCAGCGTGGGCGGCGTGATCCCACGCAACTTCGTCGGCGCGACCGAGAAAGGCTTGCGCGCGGCGTTGGCCGAGGGACCGCAAGGTTTCCCGGTAGTGGGTTTGACCGTCGCGCTGACCGACGGCGAGACCCACGCGGTGGATTCCTCGGAGCTGGCGTTCCAGCGCGCCGCCGCCGAGGCCCTGAAGGCCGCGCTGGCGCAAGCCGGCACGACCGTGCTCGAGCCGGTGATGGCGCTGGTGGTGGACACCCCCGCGGCCAACGTCGGCGACGTGGTCGGCGACTTGCAGCGGCGTTCCGGCCGCGTCCTGTCCATCGAGGATAAGGGCGGGCGCAGCGATGTCGCCGCGCGCGCGCCGCTGGCGCAGCTGTCGGGCTATACGACGGCGCTGCGTTCGTTGACTCAGGGGCGTGCGTCGGCGTCGGTGGTGTTCGACGGCTACGAAGTCGCGCGCGGTTTGCCCAAGGCCGCGTAAATCTCGCCCAGGCAGGGGCCGGTTCGCCCGGCCCCTTTTTTTTGCGGCGCAGCCGTTTACCAGCCGGCCAGCACGAGCTTGCCGATGGTGCTGCCCGATTCCAGCCGCCGGTGCGCTTCGCGCAGGTTCTGCGCGTTGATCGTGCCGAGGGTTTCGCCGTGCGTGCCGCGCAGTTCGCCGGCGTCGACCAGGTCGGCGACGCGGTCGAGCAGGCGCCCCTGTTCGATCAGGTCGGCGGTGCCGAAGCGCGGCCGGGCGAACATCATTTCCCAGTGGATGCCGATGCACTTGGCCTTGTACGGATCGCCGATGTGCAGCGGACCGGTGGGCTCAACGATCAGGCCGACGTGGCCCTGCGGCGCCAGCAGTTGGCCCAGTTCGGTCCAGTAGCGATCGGTGTCGGCCAGGTTGAGCGCCGCGTCGATCTGCGCAAAGCCCAGGGCCTGCAGCTGCGGCGCCAGCGGTTGCGCATGATCGACCACGTGATCGGCGCCGAAGCGCCGGCACCATTCGGCGCTGGACGCACGCGAGGCGGTGGCGACGACCTCGAAACCGGCGCGCTTGGCGAGCTGGATCGCGATCGTGCCGACGCCGCCGGCGCCGCCGAGGATCAGCAGGCGGCGGCCGCGGCCGCCGTGCTCGCTGTCGTAGGGCATGCGCTGGAACAACAGCTCCCAGGCGGTGATCGCGGTCAGCGGCAAGGCTGCCGCCTCGGCCGCGCTCAGCGACGTCGGCGCGCGGCCGACGATGCGTTCGTCGACCAGTTGCAGTTCGCTATTGCTGCCGGGGCGGCCGATATCGCCGGCGTAATAGACCCGGTCGCCGACTTTGAACCGGGTCACCGCGTCGCCGACCGCCGCGACCGTGCCGGCGGCGTCGTAGCCGAGCACGCGCGGTTCGGCCAGCACCTCGGTCGCCGGCTTGGAGCGGCGCACCTTGGTGTCGACCGGATTGACCGAGACCGCCTCGACCCGCACCAGCAGATCGTGGCCGGCGGCGACCGGCGTGGGCAGGTCGAATTCGAGCAGCGACTGCGGATCGTCGATCGGCAGGTGGCGAAGGATGGCTACGGCTTTCATTGCGGACTCCGTGGGCAGGGGAGGAGAACCGGCATCGACGGCATCGACGCCGGATTGTGGATCAAGCGCCGGCTCGCCGCCGTACCGCGTCGGCGGTTCAGCGCCGGCCGAACAGCAGCGTGTCGTCGACCGCCGCGGCCATGGCGCGATAACCCGCGTCGCCGGGGTGCAGGCGGTCGCCGGAATCGTAGGCCGGCAGGAACCGGGTCGGGCGCTGCGGGTCGCGGACGACGGCATCGAAGTCGACCACCGCGTCGAACTCGCCGCTGTCGCGGATCCAGGCGTTGACCGTCTGCCGCACCCGCTCCTTGGCCGGGCTGTAGTAGTCGTGGATCGGCGAACCGGGCAGGGCGTCTTCGAACGGCGTCAGGGTGGCGCCGACGATGCGCACCCCATGCAGCCGGGCCTGGGCGATCAGCTGGCGGTAGCCGTCGATCAGGCGCTGCGCATCCACCGCCGCGCGCGTCGGTTCGAAGGTGCTGCCGGGCCAGGCGATGTCGTTGATGCCCATCAACAGCACCACGCTGTCGGGGCGTTGGCTGAGCACGTCGCGCTCGAACCGGGCCAGGGCGCTGACGCCCATGCCGTCGCTGAGCACGCGCGCGCCGGAGATGCCGGCGTTGAGCACGGCGACGCCGCGCGGGGCCAGGCGCTGGGCGAGCGCGTCCGGCCAGCGCCGGTAGCGGTTCGGGGTCGAGGCGGCGCCGTCGGTGATCGAATCGCCGAACGCGACCACGCGCCGTACCGGCTGCGCGGCTTCCACGTAGACGCCGCTGAGGAACGGCCGGGTCTGCAGCACTTGCCCGCCGTCCAGGCGCGCATCGGCGGTGCGGTCGCCGCCGACGAGGAACGCGTCCTGCCGGCCTTCCCAATGGAAGGTGCGCAGCGCGGTGTCCTGCGGCAGGTACAGGCTGACCGCGACCTCGCCGAGCGCGGCGACCTCCAGTTCGACCGGATCGCTGAGCACCGGCGCGCCCGGCAGCAGGGTCACTGCGCGCCGGCCGCCGAAGGTCAGCGCGCGGTCGCTGCCGGCTTGGATGCGCGAGCCGCCGGCGCTGCGGGCGATGCGCGCCGCGCCGATGGTCACCGGCGCATCGCCGTAGGCGTTGGACAGGGCGATGCGGACCCGGCCGCCGCCGACGCTGACCCGCGCCACCTGGCGCACGGTCTGGTCGTGCAGGCGCTCCGGCGCGCCGTTGGGCAGGGCGAAGCCGGCGCCCCAGGTGGCTTGCGGGCTGGCGCTCCAAGTGCCGACCCACTGCGGGGCGGCGACCGCGGCGGGCGCGGCCAGGCCGAGGGCGAGCGCGGCGGCGGCGAGCGGTTGGAGCAGGGACTTGGCGTTCATGAGGAAACTCGCAGAGGACGTCGGGAAGTCGACGCGACTCACGTTAGGTTCTTCCGATCTTGGCCAGTAGCGGGCAAGATCGCATAGGGCTCATTCCATATCGGAATGATGTCGCCGCTACCGGATCGGGATCGCTCATGGACACGCTTCGCGGCTTGCACACCTTCGTGCGCGCGGTCGAACTCGGCAGCCTGTCGGCGGTCGCACGCGAGCTCGGCACCACCCAGCCGACGATCAGCAAGACCGTCGCCGCACTGGAGCAGGAACTCGGCGTGCGCCTGCTGCAGCGGAGCACCACCCACCTGGCGCCGACCGAACAGGGCCGGCGCTTCTACGAACGCGCGCGGCGGGTGCTGGAGGAATACGGCGAAGCGGTGGCCGACGCGCGCGGCCTCAGCCAGACGCCGGCCGGCCTGCTGCGCGTGGCCGCGCCGGTCAGCATCGGCGTGCTGCGGCTCAATCGCCTGGTGCAGGCGTTCCTGGCCCTGCATCCGCAGGTCGAGATCGAACTGATCCTCAACGACCGCTACGTCGATCTGGTCGAAGAAGGCATGGACCTGGCCCTGCGCATCGGCGCCAACCTGCCGCCGAACGCGGTCGCGCGCCGCATCGCGTCCTCGCCGCGCGGGCTGGTCGCCTCGCGCGACTATCTGGCCCGGCATGCGCCGATCCTTCATCCGCAGGACACCGCCGCGCACGATTACCTGCGCTTCGCCTGGGCCGGCGACAC is part of the Lysobacter firmicutimachus genome and encodes:
- a CDS encoding AAA family ATPase, with the translated sequence MFEFRSLEVVHWDYWQRFQLPLDASIVTVVGPNGSGKTTLLDALRTLLAIEDRDTARDYKTYLRHNGKPYAWLRAVVSNRPDRRGGRPFFPIKDDLVTLACRVRKRGGDWSRDYQIVGGDVAVETLEQGGEWLGVRDYRVRLAGAGLTRAICRVLTLEQGATDKLCQYSPRELLQLIFDVFEDKAVLDDYQRARTEQFDVEKELQQLGQDLAGLHLRLESAKADVRSFEEYNALRNQRQRLETEVAPKVELAEQRAVIDGAKPRLTGLRRALRERERALDEMRAQDGVASQGRDALQEAMREARRQVGASEQAFTQARDAARDAEMLVKRRDELAKLQAQRGAVDVDALSAGVENGRRRQAELKLEAERDRKRAGEIAAQIAALSGGGRIVEPFERDFRTALDRAGIDHRVLTELVEIADPQWTVAVEAVLAPYRHLLVLENPKDAREAWKLGESLQYRHFIVAERAPVSKASAGSLLEVVRFSADPPAWLPRQLDRIRRMTDIEHGSRLPASQDWITQKGYLRESRGGRHIGGNQQHFGSSARQSQLAELRAEQVAIAQRAQAREAELHELTQRVDSDQSRLLGLDATQELVTRAAEFADAQERLPALAEAAAEAAAALAQARAQIDAAGEQDKAEGIAAAKRQGQIDALARELRERAQQINGERHSLIQRILDYRRKRGLMPDDWRSAAALQAAREEYESASAVRREMERIDDRLTRGGFVVDESCVPLRDKIGADHDELASSIMRREAHLERAKRLTEEARGAYINVLRATVRRYKKNLVALGELAGIGVDADMPELANNDVALAQAGLSVRFDFDRKGWIGLDDGEASGGQQVMKSLLLLVALLRDEDQPGGFVFIDEPFAHLDVFNIEKVGRFLRATDAQYILTTPITHNLNVFDPSDLVLTTSKRRGGNTWAEPVAVLKRQVEAKGEAA
- the fusA gene encoding elongation factor G, with the protein product MNTPLNRLSVDRWRNLGIIAHVDAGKTTLTERLLWKTGAIHRTGEVHEGAATTDFDPIERRRGITIGAAAVQARWTPHDGAEHRLTVIDTPGHIDFAIEVERSLRVLDGAVAVFSGVDGVQPQSETVWRQARRHGVPLIAFVNKMDRVGASLERTLGQMRDKLDAVPWALGETVGEESELRGWIDYVARASLSWDEQGALSRREWTEQEAQAFEPARQRLVEAVADHDDALALAFLEGRAVDAELLKSALRRATLAGAGTPVLAGSAFKNKGVEALLDAIVDYLPSPLDRPAVLAQSERGEVELAPDAEGPLAGLVFKIVHQEHGALSFVRLYSGTLRVGDTVWASRREKALRVGRLQVVQADRGQDVDVARAGEIVAIAGWKDAVSGETLSGVGARLALDSIQAQPAVLSWRLTAAKSSDLIRLGQGLASLAQQDPSFRVGTDADTGETLVWGMGELHLEVMVDRLRELWNVEVRTGSPRVAYQETPSRAVRGVEGKLSKQTGGSGQFARVVIDVTPREDGQFEFVDRSVGGVIPRNFVGATEKGLRAALAEGPQGFPVVGLTVALTDGETHAVDSSELAFQRAAAEALKAALAQAGTTVLEPVMALVVDTPAANVGDVVGDLQRRSGRVLSIEDKGGRSDVAARAPLAQLSGYTTALRSLTQGRASASVVFDGYEVARGLPKAA
- a CDS encoding zinc-binding alcohol dehydrogenase family protein; its protein translation is MKAVAILRHLPIDDPQSLLEFDLPTPVAAGHDLLVRVEAVSVNPVDTKVRRSKPATEVLAEPRVLGYDAAGTVAAVGDAVTRFKVGDRVYYAGDIGRPGSNSELQLVDERIVGRAPTSLSAAEAAALPLTAITAWELLFQRMPYDSEHGGRGRRLLILGGAGGVGTIAIQLAKRAGFEVVATASRASSAEWCRRFGADHVVDHAQPLAPQLQALGFAQIDAALNLADTDRYWTELGQLLAPQGHVGLIVEPTGPLHIGDPYKAKCIGIHWEMMFARPRFGTADLIEQGRLLDRVADLVDAGELRGTHGETLGTINAQNLREAHRRLESGSTIGKLVLAGW
- a CDS encoding SGNH/GDSL hydrolase family protein; the protein is MNAKSLLQPLAAAALALGLAAPAAVAAPQWVGTWSASPQATWGAGFALPNGAPERLHDQTVRQVARVSVGGGRVRIALSNAYGDAPVTIGAARIARSAGGSRIQAGSDRALTFGGRRAVTLLPGAPVLSDPVELEVAALGEVAVSLYLPQDTALRTFHWEGRQDAFLVGGDRTADARLDGGQVLQTRPFLSGVYVEAAQPVRRVVAFGDSITDGAASTPNRYRRWPDALAQRLAPRGVAVLNAGISGARVLSDGMGVSALARFERDVLSQRPDSVVLLMGINDIAWPGSTFEPTRAAVDAQRLIDGYRQLIAQARLHGVRIVGATLTPFEDALPGSPIHDYYSPAKERVRQTVNAWIRDSGEFDAVVDFDAVVRDPQRPTRFLPAYDSGDRLHPGDAGYRAMAAAVDDTLLFGRR
- a CDS encoding LysR family transcriptional regulator, which gives rise to MDTLRGLHTFVRAVELGSLSAVARELGTTQPTISKTVAALEQELGVRLLQRSTTHLAPTEQGRRFYERARRVLEEYGEAVADARGLSQTPAGLLRVAAPVSIGVLRLNRLVQAFLALHPQVEIELILNDRYVDLVEEGMDLALRIGANLPPNAVARRIASSPRGLVASRDYLARHAPILHPQDTAAHDYLRFAWAGDTYTLHGPGGETAVLRGDGRYRINNSLGIRESFLIGSGIGLAPAWLVQDLVDDGALQWILPQWRASAHELYLLYPARRYLPARTRALLEFLSERLPQQPGFEAVAA